The following proteins come from a genomic window of Nostoc sp. TCL26-01:
- the deoC gene encoding deoxyribose-phosphate aldolase yields MAAHYPDIDIAPFIDHALLTPTATPEQVEQWCEQADRFNFASVCLYPTYVKQAAEHLHGKQPKVCTVIGFPTGATTSAVKLYEAQEAVENGATELDVVINLGWLKVGNTEAVHREIAEICEETGQVVKVILETNLLTDAEKKLAAEIAMDAGAAFLKTNTGWHGGVTVADVRLLKEVARERVGIKASGGIRTLHQALDLILAGASRIGTSRGIDLIHQRNHPEKNE; encoded by the coding sequence ATGGCAGCACACTATCCAGACATTGATATTGCGCCATTTATCGATCACGCCCTGTTAACGCCAACTGCTACTCCAGAGCAGGTTGAGCAATGGTGTGAACAAGCAGATAGATTTAATTTTGCCTCAGTTTGTTTGTATCCGACTTATGTCAAACAAGCAGCAGAACATCTCCACGGCAAGCAGCCTAAAGTTTGTACGGTAATTGGTTTTCCTACTGGAGCGACAACTAGCGCAGTCAAGTTATATGAGGCTCAAGAAGCAGTGGAAAATGGAGCTACGGAGTTAGATGTAGTTATAAATTTAGGCTGGTTGAAGGTTGGTAACACTGAGGCAGTCCATCGAGAAATTGCCGAAATTTGTGAAGAAACTGGGCAAGTAGTTAAGGTAATTTTGGAAACAAACTTACTTACGGATGCAGAAAAAAAACTGGCCGCCGAAATTGCGATGGACGCAGGTGCAGCATTCTTGAAAACCAACACTGGTTGGCATGGTGGTGTGACAGTGGCAGATGTGCGACTTTTGAAAGAGGTGGCACGAGAAAGGGTGGGAATCAAAGCCTCTGGGGGGATTCGGACTCTCCATCAAGCATTAGACTTAATATTAGCGGGTGCTAGTAGA